Proteins from a single region of Runella sp. SP2:
- a CDS encoding FecR family protein: protein MNYYRSYQLEDFARDESFRQWVLEHEPSNTQFWQQWLAENPDCREKVHLAKAFLLALEENETDLPELELDAITEQILQAPPQTSSQFWQFPLFQWAASIILLLGVGWGTYSYFRPSTLAFHDSKTVVAFKDNYLEQTNQSDRVQKISLQDGSTISLYPKSRIRYPQPFRAQLREVYLEGKAFFDVAKNPQQPFWVYTDYISTQVLGTSFMVQAFSEADEAKVVVKTGRVSVYTLKDSEKATTNQQAVKAGVVLTPNQQVAFSIPQERFLKSIVEAPAAVVQTPVSSYSFEETPVSQVFDLIEKTYGISVIYDAKVLENCFLTATLSEESLFDKLDLICKITHSTYEIVDAQIIIHSRGCK, encoded by the coding sequence ATGAATTATTACCGCTCGTATCAGTTAGAGGACTTTGCCCGCGACGAATCTTTTCGTCAGTGGGTACTGGAACACGAGCCTAGTAATACCCAATTTTGGCAGCAATGGCTTGCCGAAAACCCCGACTGCCGCGAAAAAGTCCATTTGGCCAAGGCGTTTTTGTTGGCCTTAGAAGAAAACGAAACCGATTTGCCAGAGTTGGAATTAGACGCCATTACAGAGCAGATTCTCCAAGCACCTCCGCAAACTTCTTCTCAGTTTTGGCAGTTCCCACTGTTCCAATGGGCGGCTTCTATCATTCTGCTTTTGGGCGTGGGGTGGGGAACATATTCTTATTTTCGACCTAGCACATTGGCATTTCATGACAGCAAAACGGTCGTAGCTTTCAAAGATAATTATCTCGAACAGACCAATCAAAGCGACCGCGTTCAGAAAATTTCCTTGCAGGATGGAAGTACCATTTCGCTTTATCCCAAGAGCCGAATTCGGTACCCACAGCCTTTTCGTGCGCAACTGCGAGAGGTTTATTTGGAGGGAAAAGCCTTTTTTGATGTTGCGAAAAACCCCCAACAGCCATTTTGGGTCTATACCGACTATATTTCTACGCAAGTATTGGGTACGAGCTTTATGGTTCAAGCATTTTCGGAGGCCGATGAGGCTAAAGTGGTGGTCAAAACGGGGCGTGTGTCAGTTTATACCCTAAAAGACTCAGAAAAAGCCACAACGAACCAACAAGCAGTAAAAGCGGGGGTGGTGCTTACCCCTAACCAGCAAGTTGCTTTTTCAATACCCCAAGAACGTTTTTTAAAATCGATTGTAGAAGCGCCAGCTGCAGTTGTACAGACACCCGTTAGTAGCTATTCGTTTGAGGAAACGCCTGTTAGTCAGGTGTTTGATTTGATAGAAAAAACCTACGGTATCTCCGTGATTTATGATGCCAAAGTCCTCGAAAATTGCTTTTTGACGGCTACACTTTCCGAGGAGTCGCTGTTTGATAAACTCGACCTCATCTGCAAAATCACGCACTCGACCTACGAAATCGTTGATGCTCAAATCATTATCCATAGCCGAGGGTGTAAATAG